ACTACGTCTGCTCCGAGCCACTTCCAAGATTTCCCTGCATCGACACTGACGCCCGGGCCGCGTACGCCGATGTTGGCCTTGTCGAACACAAAGGTCAGGGTGCGACCTGCCGCGCCCGTGACCCGGAAGTACCAGTAGAACCAGGGGACCATGCTGTCCCGCTTGTCTGGAGCGAGGTGGATGGTGTCGCCATCCACCCTGGCCACGAGGACGTTTCCACCGGGGAAGCTGGCATCAATCGCAAAGGACGGTGCAGGAGAACGCGCCTGACCATGAACCACCAAGGGTAGGAGAGCGACTATGTAGAGGATGAGCAATTTCATACAAAACGCATCAAAGGATCGTCCATGAATGAAGAGTCTATCTGGCATTCTGCCATGGCGCCGCCTTTCTTATGGAGTCATCCACCTTGGGATTCCCGCTAGACCCCACCTGTCTGGACGTTTTATGCTATTGCCCCCATGAGCCGCTCTTCTCTGGTTGCCCTTGTTCTCGCCACCCACGTCGCCATGCCTGTCTTTGCGGCAGAGGGACCCATTCGCTTCAATCGCGATGTGCGGCCCATCATGTCGGACACATGCTTCCACTGCCATGGTCCAGACAAGAACTCACGCAAAGGAGGGTTGCGGCTGGATATTCGCGAAGAGGCGCTGAAGCCGGGCAAGTCCGGCGCGATTCCCATCGTCCCCGGGAAGCCGGAGGAAAGCGAGATCGTCACGCGCATCTTCACGAAGGATGCTGACGATCTGATGCCGCCGGATGACGCGCACAAGGAACTCACCGCCGCACAGAAGGAAATCTTCCGCCGCTGGGTGGCAGAGGGTGCGGTGTATGAAGCGCACTGGGCCTACACACCCCTGGTGCGGCCCGCGGTGCCGAAGATTGAGGACGCGCGTTTCACGATTCACAATCCCATCGACGCTTTTATCGCCGAGAAACTGATCGAGAAAAAGGCGGGCCCATCCTCGCAGGCGGATGCTCGGATGCTGGCGCGTCGCCTGTCTCTGGATATCACGGGGCTGCCGCCATCACCCAAGCAGGTGGGTGACTTTGTAAAGGCCGCCGCGGGCAAGTCGCCTTCGGAAGTTGATGCCGCCTACGACGCCCTGCGTGAGAGTTTCTTCAAGTCGCCGCACTACGGCGAACGAATGGCGGTGTGGTGGCTGGATGTTGCGCGGTTCACAGACACGGTCGGTTTCCATGGAGACCAGAACCAGCGCATCTTCCCGTATCGCGATTATGTGATCAGCGCGTTCAACAAGAACAAGCCCTTTGACCAGTTCACAAGGGACCAGCTTGCCGGCGATCTTTTGCCAAACCCGACGACAGAGCAGCTCGTGGCTTCCGGGTTCAATCGCCTGAACATGATGACCCGCGAAGGTGGGGCGCAGCCGAAAGAGTATCTCGCAAAGTATGGCGCAGAACGCGTGCGCACCGTGGGAGGCGCGTGGATGGGAGCCACGCTCGGCTGCTCCGAGTGTCACGACCACAAATTCGATCCTTTTACCGCAAAGGACTTCTATGCGATGCAGGCCTTCTTTGCAGATGTGAAGCAGTGGGGCGTGTACTCCGACTACGGCTACACGAAAAACCCCGAACTCAAGGGCTGGAGCAACGACTATCCCTTCCCGCCGGAAATCGAAGTGGTGAGCCCCTACCTCAAGAAGCGTGGCGAGAAGCTGCATGCCGGGATGATGGCTGTCGCGAAGAAGGCGCTGGCAGCGGTGCCGCAAGAACAGTTTGCAGCGTGGAAGAGTGCATCGCAGGAATTCCTTGCGCAACACCAGAAGGGTTGGGTCACACCCGCACCGCAGGTGACGGTGAGCGAGGCGCCGGTTGCGGACAAAAAGAAGAAGGACGCACCCGCCAAACCCGCGCCCAAGAAGGATGGTGCTGCCGCGGAGAAGCCCAAACCCGAACTGCCGCAGCCCGTGGTAGAGGAGGGAAGGAAGATCGTCTTCAGCGGAAAAGCAGCCGACACCACGAAGGTTTCACTAAGTGTCACGGGTCGTGTCGCTGCGGTGTGGCTGGAGCTTTTGCCGGATGCGCGTCATGGCGACAGCATCCTGCGTGGCGGGGCGAAGGATACCTCGTTCACAGTGAAGCCTGCCATCAGTGTGCAGCGTAAGGGTGCCGACAAGGCGGCTGCGGCAACCATTGCCTATGCGACTGCCACCCATGAAGATCCCCAGTACAGCAGTACGGTGCAACAGCTCAATCTCCGCGGCGGCTGGAAGACCTCATCCAAGGAATGGAATCAGCCGCAGGCCTCTGCATGGATCCTGGACACGCCGGTGACCCTGATGGAAGGTGATACACTGCATGTTACCATTCCCGGGAACATGGCCGGGGTCATGCGCGTGTCAGTTTCTCCCTTTGCTCCCCTCAAGCCGCTTGGCAGGGAATGGGGCGCCAAGCTCGCGGAAGCTCTGAAGCTGGAGCAGCTTTCCGACGAGTTGGCTGAGCTGTATCTCACCTCTACAGGCACCGACCGCGCAGCCATCACGGAGTACCGCAAGCTGCACAGCGAGTGGCTCGCCTGCCGTGACGGCAAGACCTGGACCATGGTCACCAAAGCGATGGATCCGCTGACAGTCCGTATCCTGCCACGTGGCAACTGGATGGATGAGACTGGCGAAGTCACGCCGCCTGCAGTGCCGGAGTTTCTGCCTGCCACCTTCCGTCCGGAGAAGGACAAGCCCCAGGCGACGCGCCTGCAGCTCGCAGAGTGGCTTTGCTCAAAGGAGAATCCACTCACGCCACGTGCGACCATGAACCGGCTGTGGAAGCAGTTTTTCGGCAACGGCCTCTCCATAGTGGTGGATGACCTTGGAGCTCAGGGAGAACCTCCCAGTCATCCGGAGTTGCTCGACTGGCTGGCGTGCGAGTTCCGCGACAGTGGCTGGGACATGCAGCACATGATTCGCCTGATGGTGAGCTCCAGCACGTATCGCCAGAGCAGCAGCCTTCGTGCGGACATGCGCGAAGTGGATCCGGCCAACCGCCTGCTGTCCTCGCAGAATCCGCGGCGTCTTGATGCGGAGTTCGTGCGGGACAATGCCCTCGCGATCTCAGGTGCGTTGAACCGCGACCTCGGAGGACCCAGCGTGAAGCCCTACCAGCCTGCCGACTACTATGAGAATCTGCAGTTCCCAGACCGCAATTACATCGCGGACGCGGATGACCGTCAGTGGCGCCGCGGGGTTTACATGCACTGGCAGCGAACTTTCCTGCATCCCATGCTGGCCAACTTCGATGCGCCCATGCGTGATGAATGCACAGCGTTGCGAAACAATTCCAACACACCCCAGCAGGCGCTCACATTGTTGAATGACCCCACCTTCGTGGAAGCGGCACGGGTGTTTGCGGTCCGGCTGCTGGAGGCGAAGTCGACCGACCCTGCCAAACCTCTGGATGATGCCGCACGGCTCAATCGCGCTTTCATGCTGGCGGTAAGCCGTCCCGCGAAGAAGGAGGAGCGCGAGTCCTTGCTGGGCTTCCTGAATGCGCAGCGCGAAGCCTTCAAGGCAAACACCGCCGACGCAGAGTTATCGCTGAAGGTCGGCTTGAAACCTGTGCCCGCAGAGCTGGACAAGGCAGAAGTGGCAGCGTGGACCTCCGTCTGCCGCGTGATCCTGAACCTGCACGAGACCATCACCCGCTATTGATTGATTTCATCCTCCAAGCTTTTCCAGGTGAATCCCATGAACTTTGATTTTCAGAGCTACGATCGCGGATTGAAGCGCCGGGCGTTTCTGCATCAGTCGGCGTATGGTCTCGGAGGCATCGCTTTTGCGTCGTTGCTGAATCGCGCAAATGCCGCTGCGACTCCCGAGAGTGCCCGCTGGAATGGCGTGCTGGCCAAGCCGCATGCGCCAGTGCGCGCACGCCGTGTCATCCATCTTTGCATGGCAGGAGGTCCATCCCATCTGGAGACCTTTGACTGGAAGCCGAAGCTCAAGGAACTGGATGGCAAAGCCTTCCCTGAATCCTTCACGAAGGGGCAGCAACTTGCGCAGCTCCAGGGTGCGGAGCTCAAGGCGCGTGGCGCTTTCTGCGGTTTCGCGAAGTATGGGCAGACGGGGAATGAGATCTCGGATCTTTTCCCGCACATGGCAGGCATTGCGGATGATTTGTGCATTGTCCGCTCCATGCAGACGGAGCAGATCAATCATGACACGGCACATGCCTTCATGAACACGGGCTCCATCATCAAGGGACGTCCGAGCATGGGCTCGTGGCTCCTGTATGGCTTGGGATGTGAGACAGAAGAGTTGCCCGGCTTCGTGGTGCTGACTTCGGCGGGCAAGACAGGTCAGCAGCCCATCTCTGCACGTCAGTGGTCGAGCGGTATCCTGCCCAGTAAGTTCCAGGGAATCCTGTTCAACTCGAAAGGAGATGCCGTGCACTATCTGGGCAATCCCGAGGGGGTGTGCCAGAGCACGCAGCGCCAGATTGTCGAGGAGGTGAAGCGGCTCAATGGCATGCTGGCGGAGGAGCGCATCGATCCGGAGATCCAGACGCGCATCGCACAGTACGAGATGGCTTTCAAAATGCAGAGCTCCGTGCCGGAACTCACCGACATGAAGAACGAGCCGCAGCACATCCTCGATATGTACGGCGTGAAGCAACCAGGGGATGGTACCTTCGCCAGCAACTGCCTGCTGGCACGTCGCATGGCGGAGCGTGGGGTGCGCATGATCCAGCTCTATCATCGCGCGTGGGACCACCATGGCGGCATTGAGGACGGCATGAAGTCCGCGGCCGCAGATGTGGACAAGGCCACTGCGGCGCTCATCAAGGACCTGAAGCAGCGCGGTCTGCTGGATGACACGCTCATCCTGTGGGGTGGGGAGTTCGGCCGCACGCCGATGGGGCAGGGCAGTGGCCGCGACCATCACATCCTCGCCTTCAGTGTGGCCATGGCTGGTGGTGGTGTGAAGCCGGGCACCTATGGCGCTACGGATGAGCTGGGCTATCGCGCCGTGGATGACGTGGTGCACGTGCATGATCTACACTCCACGATGCTGCGTCTCATGGGCATTGATGACAAGCGGCTCACGGTGAAATTCCAGGGGCTGGATGTGCGTCTCACCGGCATCGCGGGCCATGTGGTGAAAGGGATCATGGCGTAAGGGCGTTTTGCAGTGCCGCCAACCAATATGCGACTGCTGCCTTCTGCTTTAGTGTTCCTTTCCGTTTCATACGGATCACTCGGTGCCGCGATCGATTTCGCCCACCAGATCGTGCCGGTGCTGCGCGAGCACTGCGCGGATTGCCACCTCGGCGACAAGAAGAAGGGTGGCTTCTCCATGAATACCCGGGAGGACCTGCTCGCGGGTTCGGAGAATGGCGCGGTGCTCTCCTTGGGGAAAGTGGAAGGACACTTGCTCATTGAAGTGCTCACCACAAAGGACAAGGATGTCCAGATGCCGCCCAAGGGGGCGCGCGTGCCGGAGGAGAAGATTGCGCTGCTGCGCAAGTGGATTGAGGAAGGCGTGCTCTGGGAAGATGGCTTCACCTTTGGAAAGTCCGCCTATGAACCGCCATTGAAGCCGCGTCTCCCCAAACTGCCGCCCGTGGTGGATGGACGCACCAATCCCATTGACCGCATCCTCGACAAGTACCTTGTGGATCACAAAGTTCCACGTCCCAAGCCGCTGAATGACGCGGGATTCATCCGTCGGCTCACGCTCGATTTCGTGGGAGTGCTTCCTACGTCGGCGGAGGTCGATGCCTTCGTGAATGACAAGAAGGCGGATAAGCGGGCTCGCCTCATCAAGAGCACGCTGGAACGCCGTGTGGACTACGCGGAGCACTGGCTCACCTTTTGGAATGACCTGCTTCGCAATGACTACGTGGGCACGGGCTACATCGACGGCGGTCGCAAGCCCATCACAAACTGGCTGTACCAGGCGCTCGTGACGAACAAGCCGTATGATCAGTTCGCCCGTGAATTGCTTTCACCCACGCCGGAGTCAGAGGGCTTCATCTTTGGCATCAAATGGCGCGGTGGGGTGAATGCCAGCCAGGTACGGGAGGTGCAGTTTTCCCAGAGCATTTCGCAGGTGTTCCTGGGCATCAACATGAAGTGCGCCTCGTGCCACGACAGCTTCATTGATCGCTGGAAGCTCGATGAGGCTTATGGGCTCGCGGCGATCTACGCGGAGCAGCCGCTGGAGATCAATCGTTGCGACAAGCCTACGGGACGAACGGCGCAGGCCGCGTGGATCTTTCCCGAGCTGGGCACCGTGGATGCGAAGGCTCCGCAGCCGGAACGTCTGAAGCAACTCGCGAGGCTCATGACTCACCCGGAGAATGGCCGCTTCACCCGCACCATGGTGAACCGTCTCTGGCACCGCCTCATGGGACGTGGCATTGTGCATCCGGTGGATGCGATGGGCACGGAGCCGTGGTCCGAGGATCTGCTGGATTACCTCGCATCTTATCTGGTGGAGCAGAAGCATGACCTGAAAGCCGTGCTGGCGCTCATCGCAGGATCGCAGGCTTATCAGTCAGAATGCGTCACCTCTGCGGAAGGAAACGAGGTCTCGCACTATGTGTACCGTGGTCCCATCGCCAAGCGACTGACCGCGGAGCAGTTTGTGGACGCTGTGTGGCAAATCACCGGCACTGCTCCTGCGGCGGCGCACAAGTCCGTGGTCCGTGGCAGGCCTGAGCTGGGGGTGAAGCCCGCTGGCAGATGGATCTGGGCCAATGCATCTGGCCACGCTGAGGCGGGCGAGACATTGACTTTCCGCAAGATGGTCGAGGTGAAGGGCGCGCCCACGAGCGCGAGCGCCGTGATCTCCGTGGACAATGGCTATGAGATCTTTCTAAATGGTGCTTCGCTCGGGAAGGATGAGGATCTCGGCACGGCAGAGGTGGTGTCTTTGGGAGGGCTGAAGCCGGGCAAGAACTACGTTCTTGTGGTGGCAAAGAACGCCGGCAATGGGCCGAACAAGGCGGGTGTGTATTTCGAAGCCAACGTTGTGCTGCCGGGCGGGAAATCACAGGCCATCACCAGCGATGGCACATGGGAATGGTCCAGGTCGCTGCCGGATGCCAAGGGCAAATTTGCCAGGGCTCCCGAGGATTGGCAGCGTGCACATGTCGTGAAAGCACAACAGACCTGGGATGGTTTTATGCCCAGCATCACCCAAGCGCTGGGCCGTGCTCACGCAAAGGCGCCAGAGCGTGTACGTGCCTCGGTGGTGCAGAGTGATTTGCTCCAGCGTGCGTTGGGGAGGCCCAATCGCGAACAGATCGTCACCGTGCGCCCTGAAAATCTCACGACGCTTGAGGCCATCGATTTGGCCAATGGGAACATCCTCGCTGGATTGTTGAAGCGCGGCGCGGTGGATCTGCAGCAGAGGTATCCGGCCACGCCTGAGCTGGTGCAGGGAGTGTTTCGCAAGGCGCTGTCGCGCGCTCCCACGCCGGATGAGGCCGCCTTGCTGATTGAGATGGTTGGCGGGAAGCATGAGAGCCAAGGGGTGGAGGATATGTTGTGGATGCTCATGCTTCTTCCCGAGTTTCAGTTTGTCCGGTAAGATTGCACTTCCTGCCCAGTTTGATCCTTGTAGCCTGCTGCCGCCATGCATCCCTATTCTCCGGATTTCCAAGCTCATGCCGCAGGGCGCGTGTTCACTCATGGTGAGAAGCGGGAGACGCGACGTGCGTTCCTCAAGGCCTTGAGCGCGTCTACGCTCGCCGCACTCATGGCGCATGAGCCTCGACTGCTGGGTGCGGCGTCCACTCCGGGTGCGAAGCTCGTGAATCCCACGGCAAAGGCAGACTGCTGCATTCTGCTCTGGATGGGCGGCGGCATGGCGGCGCCTGAGACCTGGGATCCGAAACGGTATCTGCCGTTCGAGGTAGGACTTCCGGTCGAGAAGATTCTGAGCACGTTCCCTGCGATTCCCACGGCGGTGGAGGGACTGCAGATCAGCCAGGGGCTGGAGCATTGTGCCGGCGTCATGGATCGTGCCACGCTCATCCGCTCGCATGTGCAGCCGGATTTGGGGAGCATCCTGCATTCGAGACATCAGTACCACTGGCACACCGGTTACGTGCCTCCGCAGACGGTCGCAGCTCCCCACATTGGCGCCTGGATGGCGAGGGTGCTCGGTCCGCGTAACCAGGTCATTCCGCCTTTCATCAACATTGGCCAGAGGCTTGAAGGGGTGGGGGAGCAGGAGGAATTGAAGGCCTTCACCACCGGTGGATTCTTCGGCGCGGAGTTTGGTCCGTTTAACCTGCCGTACCCTGAGGAGGCGGCGCGTTCGGTGAAGCCGCCGGAGGGCATGGAGCCGGGGCGTTTTGCGAATCGCTACAAGGCCTACCGCAAGCTCATCGACAAGAATCCGCATCGTGAATTCATGAGCGACTACCAGCAGGAGTCGATGCTCCGCAGCATGGAGAGCGCGCAGCGTCTGCTGAGCTCACAGGACAAGGACGCCTTTGATATCTCACTTGAGAGCAAGGAGACCATCGCTTCTTACGGCGACAGTCGCTTTGGCAGGGGCTGCTTGCTGGCGCGTCGTCTTGCGGAGGCTGGAGCGCGCTACATCGAAGTCACCACCGAGTACGTGCCCTTCCTGCATTGGGATACGCATGAGAATGGTCATGAAACCGTGAAGCGACTCAAAGGAGAGGTGGATCGCCCGATTGCCCAGTTGGTGAAGGACCTTGAGTCGCGAGGCCTGCTGGAGCGGACGCTGGTGATCGTAGCCAGTGAGTTCAGCCGCGATATGATGATCGAAGGTGTCCCCGGATCGGAGGCCAGAGACCAGAGCCGTGCAAAAACGGACAAGTTGCAGGAGATGAAGCACTATGGACTGCATCGCCACTTCACCGGAGGAACTTCCGTGGTGATGTTCGGCGGTGGGACAAAGAAGGGGTATGTGCACGGCGCGACTGCGGACGAGCGTCCCCTGATCGCGGTGAAGGACCCGGTGAGCATCATGGACCTGCATGCCACCATTTTCACCGCCATGGGAATCAATCCCAAGACCGCGTATGACGTGGAGAAGCGTCCCTTCTACGCGACGGAAGATGGCCATGGGAAGCCGGTGATGGGTGTGTTTGCGTAAAGCTGCGGATCAGCATGCGTCCCCCAATAGGAAGTCGGGTCTCCTGACCGGACAGCGGTCGGCGGGTTCCTGCCCGCCAATCATCCTTCGCATCGGCGAAGAACTCAAGTTTGCCATGATCGCGCGTGAGGCTCCCTGAGGTGCCTTCGGACGAAAAGGATCCGTTGGCGGTTCGTCTTGGTTTCACACAAGGACAAGGAATACTTGCGAAGAGGGTGGCACGCACCGCGAACCCCTCCCAACACTCCCCACTCAGTCTCTGAAGTTCCTCTGCGTCTCCGTGTCTCTGTGTTGAATCCAATGCACACCAACACGCCCATCACCCCGGAACCAACCAGCCAAACACTTCCCCGCATGCATTCAGGACGTTTCCTGAAAGTGATGTCCAAACCCTCCGTTACCGTAGCCACCATCACCCAGCACGTTCGCCTACCATGATGTTCCCTATCAAACGAGTTCTTTTCCTCTCGTTCGTCCTGCTCACGTCGAGCATCGCGGCACTCCATGCCGCCGACCGCTCCACGACCCCCAACGTCGTGCTCATCTTCTGCGATGACCTTGGCTATGCGGACATCGGTTCCTTTGGAGCCAGGGGATATACTACGCCGAATCTCGACCGTCTCGCGAAGGAGGGGGTACGCTTCACAAATTTCCACGTGAGCCAGGCGGTGTGCTCTGCCTCGCGTGCAGCACTCATGACGGGGTGCTACAACAACCGGATTGGCATTCACGGAGCCCTCGGGCCGGGCGCGCAGGTGGGTATCAGCAAGGATGAGGTGACCATGGCAGAGCTTTTCAAGCAGAAAGGCTATGCCACGGGAATGTCCGGCAAATGGCACCTGGGTGATGCGCCGCAGTTCCTGCCCGTGCACCATGGCTTCGATGAATACTATGGCCTGCCATACTCGAATGACATGTGGCCATACCATCCTGAAATGATGGCGAACCTCGCCAAGGCCGAAGCAAACGCGAAAAAGGTCAACGCCAAGAAGGGGGAAGAGCCGAAGAAGCGCAAGGGCTTCCCACCGCTCCCGATGATTGAAGGTGATAAAGTCGTCGATCCGGAAGTGACGCCAGAAGAGCAGGAGCAGCTCACCACGCAATACACGGAACGCGCGGTGAAGTTCATTGAGAAGAACAAGGACAAGCCTTTCTTCTTCTACCTCGCACACTCCATGCCGCATGTGCCGCTCTATGTGAGCAGCAAATTCAAAGGCAAATCGGAGCGTGGTGTCTTCGGCGATGTGATCATGGAGATCGACTGGTCCGTGGGAGAGGTGATGAAGGCTCTGGAGAAAGCTGGAATCGAGAAAGATACTATCGTCATCTTCACCAGTGACAATGGTCCGTGGCTTTCCTATGGCACGCATGCAGGTTCCTCGGGATCTCTGAAGGAAGGCAAGGGCACCTCATGGGAGGGGGGCATTCGTGTGCCATTCATCGCGCGCTGGCCTGGGAAGATTCCGGCGGACTCCGAGTGTCGTGAGCCGGCGATGACCATCGACCTCTTCCCGACCTTTGCGAGGATCATCGGGGCCTCCCTGCCTGGCCATAAGATCGATGGTCTGGACATCACGCAGATGCTGGAGAGCCCCAAGGATGCGAAGTGCCCCCATCCCTTCTACTTCACCTACTACGCCAACAACCAACTCCAGGCGGTGATGGGCGGCCAGTGGAAGTTGGTGCTGCCTCACACCTATCGCACCCTCGGCGGCAAGCCGGGAGGTGATGGCGGAAAGCCAGCGCAGTACACCAATGCTCAAGCTGAGCTTGCCCTTTACGACCTCTACAATGACGCTGGTGAAACCATGAACGTGGCGGACAAGCACCCCGAAGTGGTGGCTCGGCTGCAAGGCTACGCCGAGAGTGCGCGCGAGGACCTCGGTGACTCCCTGCACAAGAGAGATGGCACCGGAACTCGTGAGCCCGGGAGGCGGGCTCCGCAAAAGGCACAGGGGAAGCAGGAGGCCGCAGGAAAGTAGTCTGCCAAAAAGTAGTCCGCCGAGCCTCGGCGGTCACATCAGTGATGGAGGTTGGGCCTTCCGGCCCGACTGTGGGCGTTAGGCCTTCCGGCCTGACATTCGATGAGCCATCAATCCCTTGCGCAGCCTCCTCCCGCCCGGGAGCCGCGCTCACCCATTTCACGCTCAATTCAACGCTTGTTTCAACTATTATATCGGCATAAAATGGGCATGGACCCATACTCGCTCAAGGATCGTCCGGAACAGGCATCCCAGCTATCGTCACGGCGACCGCTTTCAAGAACATGCCGCAGGGTCAAAAAGACCATCTGTGGACCTCGTTGAGAATCAGTGCCCGGTTCGCAAAACGATAGTTCGTTTGGCCAATTTCTGACGTTTTCTGATCCCCAGCGAGTTCCACAATTTGCCTCAACCGGCAGCCTCTCGTGACGGTCCAATTGTCCAAATATCACTCTCCCGCGTGATTTCCCTGCATCTGCATCACCACATGCGCTTTGCACGAGCCAGTTTTCTCTATGCTTTTTTCATCATCAGCCTCGCTGCTGGTGGAGTGGAGGTCTGCGCTGCCTCCCCGGCCAAGGTCCAGTTCAATCGTGATGTCCGACCCATCCTCTCGGACAAGTGTTTTCACTGCCATGGCTTCGACAGCAAAAAGCGTGAGGCGGGACTGCGACTGGATGTCCGCGAGGATGCCATCAAGGACAAGGCCATCACCCCCGGAGATCCTTTGAAGAGTGAGGCTCTGGTGCGCATCCTGAGCACGGATCCGGATGAACACATGCCTCCGGCGAAGTCCAAGCTCGGGTCTCTCACGCCTGCGGAAGTGGACATCCTGAAGAAGTGGATTGAGCAGGGTGCGGAGTACGAGGCGCATTGGGCTTTCATTCCAGTGCAGAAGCCGGAGCTGGGAATGCCGGGCGCTGGGAGCGTTTCACCTATTGACGATATTGTGGGTAGTGGACTCGCGGAACGTGGAATCAAGCCCCAGAAGGAGGCAACGGCAGAGACGCTGATTCGTCGCGTCAGCTTTGACCTTACTGGCCTGCCGCCATCCTCTGCGGAAGTGCTGGCGTTTAAGAAGGCCTACGCAGCGGAACCGGACAAGGCCTACGCGGCGCTCGTGGACCGTCTGCTGGCTTCTCCTCAGTTTGGAGAGCGCATGGCCGTGGACTGGCTGGATGTCTCCCGCTACTCAGACAGCTTCGGATTCCAGGTGGATCGTGACCGTGATGTGTGGATGTGGCGCGACTGGGTGATCTCCGCCTTCAATCGGAACCTGCCTTTTGATCAATTCGCCACATGGCAGATCGCCGGTGATCTCCTGCCGGATGCGACCGATGAACAGATCCTCGCCACGGCTTTCAGTCGATTGCATCAGCAGGAGAGCGAGGGCGGCAGTGTGGAGGAGGAGTATCGCGTGGAGTACGTGGCAGATCGAGTTCAGACCTTTGCCACGGCATTCCTCGGGCTCACCTTCGAGTGCGCACGGTGCCACGACCACAAGTTCGATCCCATCTCTGTGCAGGACTACTACGGGTTGTTCTCGCTCTTTCAGAACATCGATGAAGCGGGCCTGTATTCTTTCTTCACGTCGTCCGCTCCGACTCCGGCGCTATCGCTGGTCGATGAGGCTGGAAAGAAAAAGCTTGGGGAATTGAAGGCGCGCGTCGATGACCTTGAAAAGAGAACGGCGGCACTTCGTGAATCTCGTCGCAACGCCTTCGAGGCCTGGTTGCAAACAGATGCGGCGAACACTCATGCTGGCTCCGTGCCGGGTGAACTGGGGCGCTATCG
The Roseimicrobium gellanilyticum DNA segment above includes these coding regions:
- a CDS encoding DUF1501 domain-containing protein, whose translation is MNFDFQSYDRGLKRRAFLHQSAYGLGGIAFASLLNRANAAATPESARWNGVLAKPHAPVRARRVIHLCMAGGPSHLETFDWKPKLKELDGKAFPESFTKGQQLAQLQGAELKARGAFCGFAKYGQTGNEISDLFPHMAGIADDLCIVRSMQTEQINHDTAHAFMNTGSIIKGRPSMGSWLLYGLGCETEELPGFVVLTSAGKTGQQPISARQWSSGILPSKFQGILFNSKGDAVHYLGNPEGVCQSTQRQIVEEVKRLNGMLAEERIDPEIQTRIAQYEMAFKMQSSVPELTDMKNEPQHILDMYGVKQPGDGTFASNCLLARRMAERGVRMIQLYHRAWDHHGGIEDGMKSAAADVDKATAALIKDLKQRGLLDDTLILWGGEFGRTPMGQGSGRDHHILAFSVAMAGGGVKPGTYGATDELGYRAVDDVVHVHDLHSTMLRLMGIDDKRLTVKFQGLDVRLTGIAGHVVKGIMA
- a CDS encoding DUF1549 domain-containing protein codes for the protein MRLLPSALVFLSVSYGSLGAAIDFAHQIVPVLREHCADCHLGDKKKGGFSMNTREDLLAGSENGAVLSLGKVEGHLLIEVLTTKDKDVQMPPKGARVPEEKIALLRKWIEEGVLWEDGFTFGKSAYEPPLKPRLPKLPPVVDGRTNPIDRILDKYLVDHKVPRPKPLNDAGFIRRLTLDFVGVLPTSAEVDAFVNDKKADKRARLIKSTLERRVDYAEHWLTFWNDLLRNDYVGTGYIDGGRKPITNWLYQALVTNKPYDQFARELLSPTPESEGFIFGIKWRGGVNASQVREVQFSQSISQVFLGINMKCASCHDSFIDRWKLDEAYGLAAIYAEQPLEINRCDKPTGRTAQAAWIFPELGTVDAKAPQPERLKQLARLMTHPENGRFTRTMVNRLWHRLMGRGIVHPVDAMGTEPWSEDLLDYLASYLVEQKHDLKAVLALIAGSQAYQSECVTSAEGNEVSHYVYRGPIAKRLTAEQFVDAVWQITGTAPAAAHKSVVRGRPELGVKPAGRWIWANASGHAEAGETLTFRKMVEVKGAPTSASAVISVDNGYEIFLNGASLGKDEDLGTAEVVSLGGLKPGKNYVLVVAKNAGNGPNKAGVYFEANVVLPGGKSQAITSDGTWEWSRSLPDAKGKFARAPEDWQRAHVVKAQQTWDGFMPSITQALGRAHAKAPERVRASVVQSDLLQRALGRPNREQIVTVRPENLTTLEAIDLANGNILAGLLKRGAVDLQQRYPATPELVQGVFRKALSRAPTPDEAALLIEMVGGKHESQGVEDMLWMLMLLPEFQFVR
- a CDS encoding DUF1501 domain-containing protein, translated to MHPYSPDFQAHAAGRVFTHGEKRETRRAFLKALSASTLAALMAHEPRLLGAASTPGAKLVNPTAKADCCILLWMGGGMAAPETWDPKRYLPFEVGLPVEKILSTFPAIPTAVEGLQISQGLEHCAGVMDRATLIRSHVQPDLGSILHSRHQYHWHTGYVPPQTVAAPHIGAWMARVLGPRNQVIPPFINIGQRLEGVGEQEELKAFTTGGFFGAEFGPFNLPYPEEAARSVKPPEGMEPGRFANRYKAYRKLIDKNPHREFMSDYQQESMLRSMESAQRLLSSQDKDAFDISLESKETIASYGDSRFGRGCLLARRLAEAGARYIEVTTEYVPFLHWDTHENGHETVKRLKGEVDRPIAQLVKDLESRGLLERTLVIVASEFSRDMMIEGVPGSEARDQSRAKTDKLQEMKHYGLHRHFTGGTSVVMFGGGTKKGYVHGATADERPLIAVKDPVSIMDLHATIFTAMGINPKTAYDVEKRPFYATEDGHGKPVMGVFA
- a CDS encoding PSD1 and planctomycete cytochrome C domain-containing protein; translation: MSRSSLVALVLATHVAMPVFAAEGPIRFNRDVRPIMSDTCFHCHGPDKNSRKGGLRLDIREEALKPGKSGAIPIVPGKPEESEIVTRIFTKDADDLMPPDDAHKELTAAQKEIFRRWVAEGAVYEAHWAYTPLVRPAVPKIEDARFTIHNPIDAFIAEKLIEKKAGPSSQADARMLARRLSLDITGLPPSPKQVGDFVKAAAGKSPSEVDAAYDALRESFFKSPHYGERMAVWWLDVARFTDTVGFHGDQNQRIFPYRDYVISAFNKNKPFDQFTRDQLAGDLLPNPTTEQLVASGFNRLNMMTREGGAQPKEYLAKYGAERVRTVGGAWMGATLGCSECHDHKFDPFTAKDFYAMQAFFADVKQWGVYSDYGYTKNPELKGWSNDYPFPPEIEVVSPYLKKRGEKLHAGMMAVAKKALAAVPQEQFAAWKSASQEFLAQHQKGWVTPAPQVTVSEAPVADKKKKDAPAKPAPKKDGAAAEKPKPELPQPVVEEGRKIVFSGKAADTTKVSLSVTGRVAAVWLELLPDARHGDSILRGGAKDTSFTVKPAISVQRKGADKAAAATIAYATATHEDPQYSSTVQQLNLRGGWKTSSKEWNQPQASAWILDTPVTLMEGDTLHVTIPGNMAGVMRVSVSPFAPLKPLGREWGAKLAEALKLEQLSDELAELYLTSTGTDRAAITEYRKLHSEWLACRDGKTWTMVTKAMDPLTVRILPRGNWMDETGEVTPPAVPEFLPATFRPEKDKPQATRLQLAEWLCSKENPLTPRATMNRLWKQFFGNGLSIVVDDLGAQGEPPSHPELLDWLACEFRDSGWDMQHMIRLMVSSSTYRQSSSLRADMREVDPANRLLSSQNPRRLDAEFVRDNALAISGALNRDLGGPSVKPYQPADYYENLQFPDRNYIADADDRQWRRGVYMHWQRTFLHPMLANFDAPMRDECTALRNNSNTPQQALTLLNDPTFVEAARVFAVRLLEAKSTDPAKPLDDAARLNRAFMLAVSRPAKKEERESLLGFLNAQREAFKANTADAELSLKVGLKPVPAELDKAEVAAWTSVCRVILNLHETITRY